From the Primulina tabacum isolate GXHZ01 chromosome 15, ASM2559414v2, whole genome shotgun sequence genome, one window contains:
- the LOC142526199 gene encoding LOW QUALITY PROTEIN: putative galactinol--sucrose galactosyltransferase 1 (The sequence of the model RefSeq protein was modified relative to this genomic sequence to represent the inferred CDS: deleted 1 base in 1 codon), with product MAICSPPNLILADGNLSVSHNCILTDVHDNIFLTPTEQNEGTFIGVKSDQSGSIVVFPVGKLKGLKFLSLYRFKLWWMTQSMGTCGHDIPYETQFLLIEVPDCFQVGGENKDGEERTGSVIYTVLLPILEGDFRAVLQGNANDELEICLESGDPSVQEFEGRRLVYVAAGMDPYRVIQDSIKFLETHLQTFCHRHSKEMPDMLNWFGWCTWDAFYTDVNAKGVKEGINSLVKGGAPPKFIIIDDGWQLVGMDPTSIEAKFDDTANFANRLTDIRENHKFQKDNERGDTDGDPGMGFRQIITEIKDEYSLKYVYMWHAIVGYWGGVKPSVPKMEQYEPKIVSAVPSSGVEANGICFVLKSIMSNKVGLVNPEKVHAFYNDLHSYLASAGVNGVKVDNQSILETLGASFGGRVKLSRKYHEALEASISRNFENNGIISCMSHSTDALYSAKKAAVIRASDDFFPRDPASHTIHVASVAYNTIFIGEFMVPDWDMFHSLHSMAEYHGAARAVGGCAIYVSDKPGNHDFDVLKKLVLPNGSTLRAKLPGRPTIDCLFTDPTRDGRSLLKIWNMNDFTGVIGVFNCQGASWCRDSRKNLIHDKEPETNSGIIQAKDIPYITSIAENEWNGDCIMYSHRSGKLVYVPTSMTLPIKLKAREYEVFTVVPVKIMSSGAAFAPIGLIKMFNSGGAVKELKYESKKTGNVEMRTHGCGVFGAYSSVKPKRVVIDMNEVKLDYEEKSGLVTFTFPEGVNHENLTFEL from the exons ATGGCGATTTGTTCACCACCCAACTTAATTCTTGCTGATGGAAATCTGAGCGTTTCTCACAACTGCATTCTCACTGATGTCCACGACAACATTTTCCTGACTCCAACAGAACAAAACGAGGGTACTTTCATTGGCGTTAAGTCTGATCAGAGTGGTAGCATTGTAGTTTTTCCAGTTGGAAAACTCAA GGGATTGAAATTTTTGAGTCTTTATAGATTCAAGTTATGGTGGATGACGCAATCTATGGGTACGTGTGGCCACGATATCCCATACGAGACACAGTTTTTACTGATTGAGGTGCCCGACTGTTTTCAAGTCGGCGGAGAAAATAAAGACGGGGAAGAACGAACAGGATCAGTAATTTACACTGTTCTCTTGCCGATTCTTGAAGGGGATTTCAGGGCTGTGCTTCAGGGAAATGCAAACGATGAACTGGAAATTTGCTTGGAAAGTG GTGATCCTTCTGTGCAGGAATTTGAAGGCAGGCGCTTGGTTTATGTGGCAGCTGGAATGGATCCGTACAGGGTTATCCAAGATTCAATCAA GTTTCTGGAAACTCATTTGCAGACGTTCTGCCACCGTCATAGTAAGGAG ATGCCTGATATGTTGAACTGGTTCGGATGGTGCACCTGGGATGCTTTTTATACGGATGTTAATGCCAAGGGAGTTAAGGAAGGAATAAATAG TCTGGTGAAAGGTGGAGCTCCTCCTAAATTTATAATCATAGATGACGGATGGCAATTGGTTGGTATGGATCCTACCAGCATTGAAGCCAAATTTGATGACACTGCCAA TTTTGCAAATCGATTAACTGATATTAGAGAGAATCATAAATTTCAAAAGGACAATGAAAGGGGTGACACAGATGGAGATCCGGGAATGGGATTTCGCCAAATTATTACTGAGATCAAGGACGAATACAGTTTGAA GTATGTTTATATGTGGCATGCAATAGTAGGGTACTGGGGTGGTGTCAAACCCAGTGTTCCCAAAATGGAACAGTACGAACCCAAAATTGTAAGTGCTGTTCCATCTTCTGGGGTCGAGGCCAATGGCATCTGTTTCGTTTTGAAGAGCATAATGTCAAACAAGGTTGGACTTGTTAACCCTGAGAAAGTACACGCGTTCTATAACGATCTGCACTCTTATCTTGCTTCTGCTGGGGTTAACGGGGTTAAAGTAGATAATCAAAGTATACTCGAAACCCTTGGGGCCAGCTTTGGTGGAAGAGTGAAACTTTCTCGAAAATACCACGAAGCGCTAGAAGCATCGATCTCCagg aactttgaaaataatgggATTATTTCTTGCATGAGCCATAGTACCGATGCATTGTACAG TGCAAAGAAAGCTGCTGTTATTAGAGCATCGGATGATTTTTTTCCTAGAGATCCTGCATCTCACACAATCCATGTGGCCTCGGTTGCTTACAACACTATCTTTATTGGAGAGTTTATGGTGCCTGATTGGGACATGTTTCAT AGCCTGCATTCCATGGCTGAATACCATGGAGCAGCTCGTGCTGTTGGAGGCTGTGCGATCTATGTGAG CGACAAGCCTGGGAACCATGATTTTGATGTTTTAAAGAAGCTTGTACTGCCCAATGGTTCAACATTGAGGGCCAAACTTCCCGGAAGACCAACGATAGATTGTCTATTTACCGATCCTACCAGAGATGGAAGAAG TCTTCTAAAAATTTGGAATATGAATGATTTTACCGGAGTTATTGGAGTTTTCAACTGTCAAGGGGCTTCTTGGTGTCGGGATAGTAGAAAAAATTTGATTCACGACAAAGAGCCTGAAACGAACTCGGGTATTATTCAAGCGAAAGATATACCGTACATAACCAGCATTGCTGAAAATGAATGGAATGGAGATTGCATTATGTATTCCCACAGAAGCG GTAAACTGGTTTATGTACCGACAAGTATGACTCTCCCCATCAAACTGAAAGCTCGAGAATATGAGGTATTCACAGTTGTTCCTGTCAAGATAATGTCCAGTGGCGCAGCATTTGCACCGATAGGTCTGATCAAGATGTTCAATTCCGGGGGAGCAGTAAAAGAACTAAAGTATGAATCCAAGAAAACAGGAAATGTCGAAATGAGAACCCATGGGTGTGGCGTATTCGGGGCATATTCATCTGTTAAACCGAAAAGGGTAGTGATTGACATGAATGAAGTCAAGCTTGATTATGAAGAGAAATCTGGATTGGTCACTTTTACTTTTCCGGAGGGTGTGAACCATGAGAATCTAACGTTTGAACTTTGA
- the LOC142526858 gene encoding putative galactinol--sucrose galactosyltransferase 1, producing the protein MNHMTTQGSRGLSLFLSINTPSNAARIHSRFWCPSKRKKMTVGAGIGVSDGRLSVFGEKILSDVHENIIVTPASGATLTNGAFLGVHSDQIGSRRVFPVGKLLDLRFMCVFRFKLWWMTQRMGNNGKDIPFETQFLIVEGRDGSNFGAESSEQSSLYVVFLPILEGDFRAVLQGNANNELEICLESGDPAVQEFDGSHLVFVAAGSDPFDVITNAVKTVEGHLQTFCHRERKKMPDMLNWFGWCTWDAFYTDVTAEGVKHGLESLEKGGIPPKFVIIDDGWQSVGMDPTSDGKKGDNSANFANRLTNIKENHKFQRDGKEGERVEDPAMGIRHIVSEIKEQKSVKYVYVWHALAGYWGGVRPSQSGMEHYESKITYPVSSPGVQSNEPCDALNSIAKNGLGLVNPEKVFHFYNELHSYLASADVDGVKVDVQNILETLGAGNGGRVKLARKYHQALEASISRHFPDNGIISCMSHNTDGLYSAKRTAVIRASDDFWPRDPASHTIHIASVAYNTIFLGEFMQPDWDMFHSLHPMAEYHGAARAVGGCAIYVSDKPGQHDFKLLKKLVLPDGSILRAKLPGRPTRDCLFSDPARDGKSLLKIWNLNDFNGVVGVFNCQGAGWCKTEKRNLIHNELPSTLTGIVRANDVDYLPRIADNKWNGDAVVYSHLHGDLVYLPKHASLPVTLKAREYDVFTVVPVKKLSNNIAFAPIGLTKMFNSGGAIKELNYESENTSSVHMKVCGCGPFGAYSSAKPKRITVDNKEVDFEYQGATGFLTITLSIPEKELYLWDVRVQL; encoded by the exons ATGAATCACATGACAACACAGGGATCACGAGGCTTATCTCTTTTTTTATCTATAAATACCCCATCAAATGCAGCCCGAATTCATTCCCGTTTCTG GTGTCCTTCGAAGAGGAAAAAAATGACAGTGGGAGCTGGGATTGGCGTGAGTGATGGGAGGTTGAGTGTGTTCGGGGAGAAGATTTTGAGTGATGTTCATGAAAACATAATTGTAACTCCCGCAAGTGGTGCAACCTTGACTAATGGAGCTTTCCTTGGTGTTCATTCTGATCAGATTGGCAGCCGACGGGTTTTCCCTGTTGGGAAACTCCT GGATTTACGGTTCATGTGCGTTTTTCGATTCAAATTATGGTGGATGACGCAGAGGATGGGGAATAATGGCAAAGATATACCTTTCGAAACCCAATTCTTGATTGTGGAAGGACGTGATGGCTCAAACTTTGGAGCAGAAAGTAGCGAACAGTCATCGTTATATGTAGTATTCTTGCCCATTTTGGAGGGAGATTTTAGAGCTGTTCTGCAGGGAAATGCAAATAATGAGTTAGAGATATGCTTGGAAAGTG GCGATCCTGCGGTGCAAGAATTCGACGGGAGCCATTTAGTTTTTGTTGCAGCTGGATCGGATCCGTTTGATGTCATCACAAATGCAGTCAA GACCGTGGAGGGACATTTGCAGACTTTCTGTCACCGTGAGAGAAAGAAG ATGCCGGATATGTTGAACTGGTTTGGATGGTGTACGTGGGACGCTTTCTACACAGATGTCACTGCCGAAGGAGTGAAACACGGATTGGAAAG TTTGGAGAAAGGCGGGATACCCCCAAAGTTTGTAATCATCGACGATGGATGGCAATCAGTCGGCATGGATCCAACTAGCGATGGGAAGAAAGGCGACAACTCAGCCAA CTTCGCAAACCGGTTGACTAACATCAAAGAGAACCACAAATTTCAAAGGGATGGCAAAGAGGGTGAAAGGGTTGAGGATCCAGCTATGGGTATCCGGCACATTGTTTCCGAAATTAAGGAACAAAAATCAGTGAA GTATGTTTATGTCTGGCACGCGTTGGCAGGGTATTGGGGTGGAGTCAGACCGAGCCAAAGTGGAATGGAACATTATGAATCCAAGATCACTTACCCGGTCTCCTCTCCCGGGGTTCAATCAAATGAACCTTGTGATGCTTTAAATAGCATTGCCAAGAATGGTCTCGGTCTTGTTAATCCTGAGAAAGTATTTCATTTCTACAATGAGCTTCACTCGTACCTTGCATCAGCTGATGTTGATGGGGTTAAGGTAGATGTACAGAACATCCTGGAAACCCTTGGAGCTGGCAATGGTGGAAGAGTGAAGCTCGCAAGAAAATACCACCAAGCGTTGGAGGCGTCGATCTCCAGACATTTTCCTGATAATGGGATTATTTCTTGCATGAGTCACAACACGGATGGATTATACAG TGCAAAACGAACGGCTGTCATAAGAGCATCAGATGATTTCTGGCCAAGAGATCCGGCATCTCATACCATTCACATTGCATCTGTTGCTTATAACACCATTTTTCTGGGGGAATTCATGCAACCAGATTGGGATATGTTTCAT AGTTTGCACCCAATGGCTGAGTATCACGGAGCAGCACGAGCTGTGGGTGGCTGCGCTATATACGTCAGCGATAAGCCGGGTCAGCATGACTTTAAACTTCTCAAGAAGCTTGTACTTCCTGATGGTTCCATATTGAGGGCCAAACTTCCCGGAAGACCCACTCGGGATTGCCTGTTTTCTGATCCCGCGAGAGATGGAAAAAG TTTGTTAAAAATTTGGAATCTAAACGATTTCAATGGTGTTGTGGGTGTCTTCAACTGCCAAGGAGCTGGCTGGTGCAAAACAGAGAAAAGGAATCTCATTCACAACGAACTGCCCAGCACACTAACTGGAATCGTTAGGGCTAATGATGTAGATTACTTACCAAGAATCGCAGATAATAAATGGAATGGAGATGCAGTTGTCTATTCCCATCTACACG GGGACTTGGTGTATCTTCCAAAACATGCTTCTTTACCCGTCACTTTGAAGGCACGAGAATACGATGTCTTTACGGTGGTTCCTGTCAAGAAGTTGTCAAATAACATTGCATTTGCCCCCATAGGACTCACAAAAATGTTCAATTCTGGAGGAGCTATTAAAGAACTGAATTATGAATCAGAAAACACCTCATCTGTCCACATGAAAGTCTGTGGATGTGGTCCTTTTGGAGCTTATTCATCAGCTAAACCGAAAAGAATCACAGTTGATAACAAGGAGGTGGATTTTGAGTACCAAGGAGCAACGGGTTTCTTAACCATAACTCTAAGCATTCCAGAAAAAGAGTTGTACCTTTGGGATGTGAGAGTTCAACTGTGA